A window of Hymenobacter siberiensis genomic DNA:
GATGGACGGAGCACAGCTTCCGTCCGCAACCGCACGAACTCGCCCCGGCGGTCGGGGCCGGCGGGGGCACTGGGCGGGCGGGCGGCGCGGCGTACAAACGGCAGCGGGTCGAGCGCGCCCTGACCACTGCGATAGACGCCAAAATGCAGGTGCGGCAAGGTAGTCCGGGCATTACCGGTATTGCCCACCAGGCCCAGCGTGTCGCCGGCGCGCACGTGCTGGCCGGGCACCACCAGCTGCTTGTCGAGGTGGGCATAATAGAGGTGTTCGCCGTGCTCGGCATCGGCCAGCCACACCACGCGGCCACCCAGCGGGGTTTCGCCGGTGCGGCTGATATAGCCCGCCGTGGCGGCCACGGCGGGTGTGCCGCGCGGGGCAAAAATATCGATGCCCTCGTGGCGGCGGGCTCCGCCATCGCGGTCGGCGCCCCAGAAGCTGCCGGCGGCGGCATCGCGGCGGCCCAGCACCGGGAATATGCTCAGACTGGGCTCGCGGCGCAGGCGCAGGGTGTAGCGGCCGGCGGCTAGCAGTTCGGGCTGCACCCGCAGCAGGTGCTGGCCAATGGTTTCGGCCCGGTAGCGGAAGTCGAGGGTGAGCGTATCGGCATTGGCCAGGGGGGCGGGGTGCGGCCGGGCACCATTTCAAACGCATCCAGAAACACGCGGGCATTGGTGCCCGGGGCCAGGGCGAGGCTCACGTGTACCTGCCCGCCGGCCTGCACGGCATAGCGGTAGCTGGCAGCGGCGGGGCGCTCGGGGCGGAAATAGCCGGTTTCGGCAAAGGGCAAAGCGACCACCAGCGAGTCGCGCAGGGCCTGGGCGGCGGCCGTGAGCCAGGCGCGGCCCGCCGGGCGCTGATCGAGGCCGGCCTGATGCAGCTGGCGGGCGTAGGCCTGGTGCGGGGTCGATTTTCGAAACAGCGCCTGCAGGGTTTGCTGCTTGCTGCAGCCGGCGCTGAAAAGCAGGGCGGCCCCGAACAGCAGGAGCCATAAGAATCCGAAGAGTAGCCGGGCAACCAGCCGCCCCGGGTAGCAAACCACTTATTGTGCATGCCTCCCAACACGACAGTCCGGCGGGTAGTTCGGCCCACAGCGGCGCGGGCTGCTACCTTTGGGACATTCACCCCGGCCCCCTCACACCCCTGCCCATGAAGCTTATTGAATGCCCCCGCGATGCCATGCAGGGCCTGCCCGACTTCATTCCCACGGCCACCAAAACCGCCTACCTCAATACCCTACTGCAAGTGGGTTTTGATACGCTGGACTTTGGCTCCTTCGTATCACCTAAATCCATTCCGCAGCTGCGCGATACGGCCGAAGTGCTGGCCGGTCTCGACCTGAGCACCACCCGCACCAAGCTCCTGGCCATCGTGGCCAACCTGCGCGGGGCCGAAGCGGCCCTGCAACACCCCGAAATCAGCTACCTGGGCTTTCCGCTCTCGGTATCGGAAACCTTCCAGCGGCGCAACACCAACCAGAGCCCGACCGAAGCCCTGGCCGACGTGGCCGCCATGCACGAGCGCTGCGAGCAGCACGGCAAAACCCTGGTTACCTACCTGTCCATGGGCTTCGGCAACCCCTACGGCGATGCCTGGAACCCGGAAATCGTAACCGATTTCACGGCGCGGCTAGCGGCGCTGGGTATCCGCATCGTGGCGCTGTCCGATACCATTGGGGCCTCCATAGCGGCCACCATCGAGCCGCTGTTTGCGGCCCTGATTCCGGCTTTCCCGACCATTGAGTTTGGGGCGCACCTGCACACCACGCCCACCACCTGGCACGAGAAAGTGACCGCCGCCTACGCGGCCGGCTGCCGCCGCTTCGACGGGGCCATTGGCGGCATTGGCGGCTGCCCCATGGCCACCGATGAGCTGACG
This region includes:
- a CDS encoding M23 family metallopeptidase, with protein sequence MQPELLAAGRYTLRLRREPSLSIFPVLGRRDAAAGSFWGADRDGGARRHEGIDIFAPRGTPAVAATAGYISRTGETPLGGRVVWLADAEHGEHLYYAHLDKQLVVPGQHVRAGDTLGLVGNTGNARTTLPHLHFGVYRSGQGALDPLPFVRRAARPPSAPAGPDRRGEFVRLRTEAVLRPSPESGQNIAIQQLIKAP
- a CDS encoding hydroxymethylglutaryl-CoA lyase; the protein is MKLIECPRDAMQGLPDFIPTATKTAYLNTLLQVGFDTLDFGSFVSPKSIPQLRDTAEVLAGLDLSTTRTKLLAIVANLRGAEAALQHPEISYLGFPLSVSETFQRRNTNQSPTEALADVAAMHERCEQHGKTLVTYLSMGFGNPYGDAWNPEIVTDFTARLAALGIRIVALSDTIGASIAATIEPLFAALIPAFPTIEFGAHLHTTPTTWHEKVTAAYAAGCRRFDGAIGGIGGCPMATDELTGNMATENLLAFLAEKEVDSGLNPVAFGQARVAAGQIFGFH